One genomic segment of Pseudonocardia sp. T1-2H includes these proteins:
- a CDS encoding ATP-binding protein: MSGSSVETTAGMVHEGVLHEGPEHLAAQLREPLAGAVSDGERVVAVMDDLTREAVSAALGTASEQVEFLDPVEVHRVPAFTVASRWGRLTRNAGRPGARTTVVAQHFADVAGLGPEHWIRLDAALNVVLEGLPITMLCPCPQDPETLSIVRATHPTLRIDGQRVPNDQVRDPIEIVAEYPPPPPPELGPPTARLEFRLADLHALRRLVAAVAARAGLGQERAADIVLAVNEIATNSVEHGPGLGVLRLWADGTGMVAEVHDTGRTTIPFPGMVAPPASGERGRGLWLASELTDVLQVWSDERSGTVTRLRMDLG, encoded by the coding sequence ATGAGCGGCTCCTCTGTCGAGACCACGGCGGGGATGGTGCACGAGGGCGTCCTCCACGAGGGCCCGGAGCACCTGGCCGCGCAGTTGCGCGAGCCGCTGGCCGGAGCCGTCTCCGACGGCGAGCGCGTCGTCGCCGTCATGGACGACCTGACCCGCGAGGCCGTGAGCGCCGCGTTGGGCACGGCCTCGGAGCAGGTCGAGTTCCTGGATCCCGTCGAGGTGCACCGCGTCCCCGCCTTCACCGTGGCCTCCCGCTGGGGCCGGCTGACCCGCAACGCCGGGCGGCCCGGAGCGCGCACGACGGTCGTCGCCCAGCACTTCGCGGACGTCGCCGGACTCGGGCCGGAGCACTGGATCCGGCTCGACGCCGCGCTGAACGTGGTGCTCGAGGGCCTGCCGATCACGATGCTCTGCCCCTGCCCGCAGGATCCCGAGACGCTGTCGATCGTCCGGGCCACCCACCCGACGCTGCGGATCGACGGTCAGCGCGTCCCCAACGACCAGGTCCGGGACCCGATCGAGATCGTCGCGGAGTACCCGCCGCCCCCGCCGCCCGAGCTCGGCCCGCCGACGGCGCGCCTGGAGTTCCGGCTCGCGGACCTGCACGCGCTGCGCCGCCTCGTCGCCGCGGTGGCCGCCCGGGCCGGCCTGGGCCAGGAGCGCGCCGCGGACATCGTCCTCGCGGTGAACGAGATCGCCACCAACAGCGTCGAGCACGGCCCCGGCCTCGGCGTCCTGCGGCTGTGGGCGGACGGCACCGGGATGGTCGCCGAGGTGCACGACACCGGGCGGACGACGATCCCGTTCCCCGGCATGGTCGCCCCACCGGCGTCCGGCGAGCGCGGGCGCGGGTTGTGGCTCGCCTCGGAGCTGACGGACGTCCTGCAGGTGTGGAGCGACGAGCGGAGCGGCACCGTCACCCGACTGCGGATGGACCTCGGCTGA
- a CDS encoding NADP-dependent oxidoreductase, which yields MTFATHQIRLAARPSGLPTPEVWDHTESEIGDPAEGTFVVAVRFVSLDPAMRGWMNEGRSYVPPVQIGEVMRAFAGGEVVATAHPDFAVGDLVTGLFGVQTYAVSDGRGVQKLAPDADLPTNLAVLGMPGMTAYFGLFEVGALKDGETVLVSGAAGAVGSIVGQLAKIRGCRVVGIAGGPRKCAWLVDELGFDAAVDYRSADFVEALRAQTPDGVDVYFDNVGGEILDAALGRLRTHARVPICGAISQYNKTGKPTGPANYLSLLVNRARMEGFVVTDFTQRYPEAAAEMARWIAEGRLHSRHDVVRGGVGDFPDVLLRLFKGENTGKLLLELDGA from the coding sequence ATGACGTTCGCGACCCACCAGATCCGCCTCGCCGCGCGGCCCTCGGGCCTTCCCACGCCGGAGGTGTGGGACCACACCGAGTCGGAGATCGGGGACCCCGCCGAGGGCACGTTCGTCGTCGCCGTCCGGTTCGTCTCGCTGGACCCGGCGATGCGCGGGTGGATGAACGAGGGCCGTTCCTACGTGCCGCCGGTGCAGATCGGCGAGGTCATGCGGGCCTTCGCCGGTGGCGAGGTCGTGGCGACGGCGCATCCGGACTTCGCCGTGGGCGACCTGGTCACGGGCCTGTTCGGCGTGCAGACGTATGCCGTCTCGGACGGTCGCGGCGTGCAGAAGCTCGCCCCGGACGCGGACCTGCCCACGAACCTCGCCGTGCTCGGCATGCCGGGGATGACGGCGTACTTCGGGCTCTTCGAGGTGGGGGCGCTGAAGGACGGCGAGACGGTGCTCGTGTCCGGGGCCGCCGGTGCGGTGGGCAGCATCGTCGGGCAGCTGGCGAAGATCCGCGGCTGCCGGGTCGTCGGGATCGCGGGCGGGCCGCGGAAGTGCGCCTGGCTCGTCGACGAGCTGGGCTTCGACGCCGCCGTCGACTACCGGTCCGCGGACTTCGTCGAGGCGCTGCGCGCGCAGACCCCGGACGGCGTCGACGTGTACTTCGACAACGTCGGCGGCGAGATCCTGGACGCCGCGCTCGGCCGCCTCCGCACGCACGCACGGGTGCCGATCTGCGGTGCGATCAGCCAGTACAACAAGACCGGCAAGCCGACCGGCCCCGCGAACTACCTCAGCCTCCTGGTCAACCGCGCCCGGATGGAGGGCTTCGTGGTGACGGACTTCACGCAGCGCTACCCGGAGGCCGCCGCAGAGATGGCGCGGTGGATCGCCGAGGGGAGGCTGCACAGCCGCCACGACGTCGTCCGCGGTGGTGTCGGGGACTTCCCGGACGTCCTGCTCCGGCTGTTCAAGGGCGAGAACACCGGGAAGCTGCTGCTGGAGCTCGACGGGGCGTGA
- a CDS encoding SirB1 family protein translates to MDAVQRFVRLVSAPEPPLDEAALLIAAGADPSLDPARWLHELDRLAAGVDSLPRLLRRLFLEEGFRGNASNYYDPRNSLLPHVLTRRTGIPISLAVVCIEVGRRAGIPLEGVGMPGHFLVRVPGTDQHLDVFDGGRRLDLAGCEARFRAATGAGPRIRFGPHLLARASTREILSRMLENLRGVYRAGGAPSRREWVLRMRLALRADEAALVELGEVLGEQGRWGEGARLIDSWLSGRARVDPPTRDRLVLASRTLRAHLN, encoded by the coding sequence GTGGACGCGGTGCAACGGTTCGTCAGGCTCGTCTCGGCACCGGAGCCCCCGCTGGACGAGGCCGCGCTGCTCATCGCGGCCGGTGCGGACCCGTCGCTGGATCCGGCCCGCTGGCTGCACGAGCTGGATCGCCTCGCCGCGGGGGTGGACTCGCTGCCGCGGTTGCTGCGCCGGCTCTTCCTGGAGGAGGGCTTCCGGGGCAACGCGAGCAACTACTACGACCCGCGGAACTCCTTGCTCCCGCACGTCCTGACCCGCCGGACGGGGATCCCGATCTCGCTCGCCGTGGTGTGCATCGAGGTCGGCCGACGCGCCGGGATCCCGCTCGAGGGCGTCGGGATGCCGGGTCACTTCCTGGTCCGGGTGCCGGGTACGGACCAGCACCTCGACGTGTTCGACGGCGGCCGTCGCCTGGACCTCGCCGGCTGCGAGGCGCGCTTCCGCGCGGCGACCGGCGCGGGGCCACGGATCCGGTTCGGACCGCACCTGCTGGCTCGCGCCTCCACCCGGGAGATCCTGTCCCGGATGCTGGAGAACCTGCGCGGCGTCTACCGGGCCGGCGGCGCGCCCTCGCGCCGGGAGTGGGTGCTGCGGATGCGCCTGGCGCTGCGGGCGGACGAGGCCGCGCTCGTCGAGCTGGGCGAGGTGCTCGGGGAGCAGGGCCGCTGGGGCGAGGGCGCGCGGCTGATCGACAGCTGGCTCTCGGGCCGGGCCCGGGTGGACCCGCCGACGCGGGACCGCCTGGTCCTCGCCTCCCGGACGCTGCGGGCGCATCTCAACTAG